The Vanacampus margaritifer isolate UIUO_Vmar chromosome 20, RoL_Vmar_1.0, whole genome shotgun sequence genome contains the following window.
gtatgtatgtatatatgtatatatatgtatatactgtatgtgtatgtatgtatatatgtatatatatgtatatactgtatgtgtatgtatatatgtgtatgtatgtatatatatatgtatatatgtgtatgtatatgtatgtatatctatatatatatatgtgtatatgtatatgtgtatatatgtgtatgtgtatatatgtgtatgtgtatatatatgtatgtgtatgtatatatatatgtatatatatgtatatgtgtatatatatgtatgtgtatgtatatatatatgtatatgtgtatatatatgtatatgtgtatatatgtatatgtgtatatatatgtatatatatatgtatgtatatatatatatatatatatatgtgtctgtgtatgtatatatatatatatatatatatgtatatatatgtgtatgtatgtatatatgtatatatatgtgtatgtatgtatatatgtatatatatgtgtatgtatgtatgtatatatgtatatatatatgtgtatgtatatatatatatatatatgtatgtatgtatgtatatatatatatatatatgtatgtatgtatgtatgtatatatatatatatgtatatgtatgtatgtatgtatgtatgtatatatgtatgtatgtatgtatatatgtatatgtatgtatgtatgtatgtatgtatgtatatatgtatgtatgtatgtatatatgtatatatatatatgtatgtatatatgtatatatgtatgtatatatgtatatatgtatatatgtatttatatatgtatatatatatatgtatgtatatatgtatatatatatatatgtatgtatatatgtgtatatatatatatatgtatgtatatatgtatatatatatatatatgtatgtatatatgtatatatatatatgtatgtatgtatgtatatatgtatgtatatatgtatatatatatgtgtgtatatatatgtatatgtatatgtgtatatgtatatgtatatgtgtatatatatatgtatatgtatatatgtgtatatatatatgtatatgtatatatgtgtatatatatatgtatatgtatatgtatatatatatgtatatatgtatatatatatatgtatatgtatatatatatatgtatatatgtatatgtatatatatatgtatatatatatgtatatgtatatatatatgtatatgtatatgtatatatatatgtatatgtatatgtatatgtatatatatatatatatatatatatgtatatgtatatatatgtatatgtatatatatgtatatgtatatatatgtatatatatatatatatatgtatatatatgtatatatatatatatatatgtatatatatgtatatgtatatatatgtatatatatatatatatatgtatatatatgtatatgtatatatatgtatatatatatatatatatatgtatatatatgtatatatatgtatatatatgtatatatatgtatatgtatatatatgtatatatatgtatatgtatatatatgtatatatatgtatatgtatatatatgtgtatatatatgtatatatatatatatatatatatatgtatatatgtatatatatgtatgtatatatatatatgtatatgtatatatatgtatatatgtatatgtatatatatatatgtatatatgtatatataagtatatatatatatatatatatatatatatatatatgtatatatatatgtatatatatatgtatatatatatgtatatatatatatatatatgtatatatatatatatatatatatatatgtatatatatatatatgtatatatatgtatatatatatatatgtatatatatatatatgtatatatatgtatatatatatatgtatatatatatgtatatgtatatatatgtatatacatatatatatgtatatgtatatatatgtatatacatatatatgtatatatgtatatgtatatatgtatatatgtatatatgtatgtatgtatgtatgtatatatatatatatatgtatatatgtatatatgtatgtatgtatgtatgtatatatatatatgtatgtatgtatgtatgtatatatatatatgtatatatgtatgtatgtatgtatgtatatatatatatatatatatatatatatatatatgtatatatgtatgtatgtatgtatgtatatatatatatgtatatatgtatatatatatatatgtatatatgtatatatatatatatatgtatatatatatatatatgtatatatgtatatatatatgtatatatgtatatatatatatatatatatgtatatatatatatgtatgtatgtatatatatatatgtatgtatgtatatatatatatatgtatatatgtatatatatatatatatatgtatatatatatatgtatgtatgtatatatatatatatgtatgtatgtatatatatatatatatatatgtatgtatgtatatatatatatatatgtatgtatgtatgtatatatatatatatatatgtatgtatatatatatatatgtatgtatgtatatatatatgtatgtatatatatatgtatgtatatatatatatgtgtatatatatatatatgtatatatgtatatatatatatatatgtatatatatatatgtatatatgtgtatgtatatatgtgtatgtatatatgtatatatatatatatgtgtatatatatatgtatatatgtgtatgtatatatgtatatatgtgtatgtatgtatatatatatatgtatatatgtgtatgtatatatatatgtatatatgtgtatgtatgtatatatatatgtatatatgtgtatgtatgtatatatgtatatatatgtatatactgtatgtgtatgtatgtatatatgtatatatatgtatatactgtatgtgtatgtatatatgtgtatgtatgtatatatatatgtatatatgtgtatgtatatgtatgtatatctatatatatatatgtgtatatgtatatgtgtatatatgtgtatgtgtatatatatgtatgtgtatgtatatatatatgtatatatatatgtatatgtgtatatatatgtatgtgtatgtatatatatatgtatatgtgtatatatatatgtatatgtatatgtgtatatatgtatatgtgtatatatatgtatatatatatgtatgtatatatatatatatatatatatatatatatatatatatatatatgtgtctgtgtatgtatatatatatatatatatatatgtatatatatgtgtatgtatgtatatatgtatatatatgtgtatgtatgtatatatgtatatatatgtgtatgtatgtatgtatatatgtatatatatgtgtatgtatgtatgtatatatgtatatgtgtatgtatgtatgtatatatgtatatatatatgtgtatgtatatatgtatatatatatgtatgtatgtatgtatgtatgtatatatatatatatgtatgtatgtatgtatgtatatatgtatgtatatatgtatatgtatatatgtatgtatgtatgtatgtatgtatgtatgtatgtatgtatatatgtatatatgtatgtatgtatgtatatatatatatatgtatgtatatatatatatatgtatgtatatatgtgtatatatatatatatatatgtatgtatatatatatatatgtatgtatatatgtgtatatatatatatatgtatgtatatatgtatatatatatatatgtatgtatgtatgtatatatgtatgtatgtatgtatgtatatatgtatgtatatatgtatatgtatgtatgtatgtatatatgtatatatatgtatgtatgtatatatgtatatatatgtatgtatgtatatatgtatatatatatgtatgtatgtatatatgtatatatatatgtatgtatgtatatatgtatatatatgtgtatgtatatatatatatatgtgtatgtatatatatatatatatatatatatgtgtatgtatatgtatatatgtatatatatgtatgtatatgtatatatatatatatatgtatgtatatgtatatatatatatatatatgtgtatgtatgtatatatatatatatatatatatatatatgtatgtatgtatatgtatatatgtatgtatgtatatgtatatatatatgtatgtatatgtatatatatatgtatgtatgtatatgtatatatatatatatgtatgtatgtatgtatgtatatgtatatatatatatgtatgtatgtatgtatatatatatatatgtatgtatgtatatgtatgtatgtatatgtatatgtgtatgtatgtatatgtgtatgtatgtatatgcatatgtgtatgtatgtatatgtgtatgtatgtatatgtgtatgtatgtatatgtgtatgtatgtatatgtgtatgtatgtatatgtatgtatgtatatgtgtatgtatgtatatgtatgtatatatatatatatgtgtgtatatgtgtgtgtatatatatatatatatgtgtgtgtatatgtgtgtatatatatatatatatatatatatatatatatatatataattggtgtatatgtgtgtatatatatatatatatgtgtgtgtatatgtgtatatatatatatgtatatatgtgtttgtatgtatatatgtatgtatatatatatatatatatatatatatgtatatatatatatatatgtatgtatatatatatatatatgtatgtatatatatatatgtatatatatatatatatatatgtatgtatatatatatatgtatgtatatatatatatatatatatgtatatatatatatgtatgtatatatatatatatgtatatatatgtatatatatatatatgtatatatatgtatatatatatgtatatatatatatatgtatatatatatgtatatatatatatatatgtatatatatatgtatatatatatatatgtatatatatatgtatatatatatgtatatacgtatatatgtgtgtatatatatatatatgtatatatatatatgtatatatatatatatatgtgtatatatgtatatatatatatgtgtatatatatatatatgtgtatatatatatgtgtatatatatatatgtatatatatatatgtgtatatatatatatatgtgtatatatatatatgtgtatatatatatatatgtgtatatatatatatatgtgtatatatatatatatgtatatatatatatgtatatatatatatatgtatatatatatatgtgtatatatatatatgtgtatatatatatatgtgtatatatatatatatgtatatatatatatgtgtatatatatatatgtatatatatatatgtgtatatatatatatatgtatgtgtatatatatatgtatgtgtatatatatgtgtatatatatatatgtgtatatatatatgtatatatatatatatgtgtatatatatatatgtgtatatatatatgtatatatatatatatatgtgtatatatatatgtatatatatatatatatgtgtatatatatatatatatgtatatatatatatatatatgtatgtgtatatatatatgtatatatatatatatgtatgtgtatatatatatatgtatatatatacatatgtatatatatatatatatatatatatatatatatacacatacatatatatatatatatatatatatatatatatatatatatatgtatgtatgtgtatatatatatatgtatatatatacatatgtatatatatatatatatatatgtatatgtgtatgtatgtatatatatgtgtgtatgtatgcatatatatatatatttatgtgtatgtatgtatgtatatatatgtatgtatgtatatatatatgtatgtatgcatatgtatgtatatatatgtatgtttgtgtatgtatatatatatatatatatatatatatgtgtgtgtatatgtatgtgtgtgtatatatatgtgtgtatatgtgtgtgtgtatgtatatatatatatatgtgtgtgtgtatatatatatgtgtgtgtgtatatgtatgtgtgtgtatatatatgtatgtatgtatatatatatatatatatatgtgtgtatgtatttatatatatgtgtgtatttatgaatatatatatatgtgtgtatttatgaatatatatatgtatgtatgtggatatatgtgtatatatatatactgtatatatgtgtatgtatgtgtatatatatatatatatatgtatataaatgtatatatatgtgtgtgtatgtatgtgtatatatatgtgtgtgtatatatgtgtgtatatatatatatatatgtatatatatgtgtgtatatatatatatatatgtatatatatgtgtgtatatatatatatatgtgtatatatatgtgtgtgtatatatatatactgtatatatgtgtatatactgtatatgtgtgtgtgtgtatgtatatatatatatatatatatatataatatatataatatatatacagtatagctaatatgtatttttactatttacaaatacaaattatgattatgatgatgattattatcattatcaatattattattattattatcacatcAATTGAAGGGGTTTAAAACAAATTGTTGTAAAAGTGTTTGTCCCTAAGGTTGTATTTTTACCTAGGTTTAAAAGCTGCAAAGatgatatgaaaatatattttgatactGCATTAATACATTAGCAATGAAACAAATGCCATGTTTTCTAGTTTACCATTCATTGGATCACACGGAGCCGAGAGGTACATCAATCATGGAGTTCTTCAGTTGTAAGCACACTGAATGCCCAGTTTTATTCTATACCCCTGATCTTCAGACTCAGACCAGACATGGTGAGtacactgtgtgtgcgtgtgtgtgtgtgtgtgtgcgtgcgtgcagtttatatatatatatatatatatatatatatatatatatattcatgtgATCACTACTCATTTTGTTCCCCTTCCCtttgtatattttgttgttttaggtGCTGTGCAACGGCCCAGGGACTTGTGTTCCCCTTTGCATAGCAGGACTCCTGCTTGGAATTCTGGGAATTAAGAAAGTTGTTATAGTTTTTATTGAAAGTATTTGTCGGGTGGAGTCACTGTCTTTCACAGGAAAAATTCTTTACCACTTTTCAGactatttttttgtgcagtgGGCCAGTCTGAGGGACCGCTATCCAAAGTCTATATTCCTTGGCAGAATCGTGTAAACATGTCTTTTGCAGCAAAAAAGAATGTGCGGACAGTCAACTGTGTTTGAATAAATGTTACTTTTGCATTTGTATTTGAGGATTTCATTGGACAGTAGCCTATTATATTTTACCTAAAAACTCAAGTGTAGGTCAAACCTTATGAAATGATTAGACTGCTTGTGGagcactgcccccccccccccccccccccaaaaaaaaaacatggaccaaaatgaaaatacacTGCAGCCAGCTGAAACATCTTGAGCCTGATTTACTAAACAAGTAAAAAGACCATTTACTGAATGTTTGCGTGTGcaataaaaaatgcaaacttAATTATTCATGCAAACAGATGTAGAGGCAGATCTCAGCCAAAGTGACAAAATTGTTTGTGCAGAATACTGGGAGCAGATGCAAATGGAGAAAATTCACTGCACTATTCTATGTTCTTTTATATACCGAGAAAAATTTTGCGACAGATGCAGACGTCACATTGATAGTAACAAAAATAGTTTGATTGCAGTGATTGCCTCAAAAGTTGTGTTGAACGTCaattccccccaaatttttttttattatttctttcatgTGATTTCACACCTGACAACATATAATAATGATGTTAAATTAGAGAATGCTCCAcgcaaaacacacataaaaatatgattcagaaattaaatacaaacattattatctaaatatatatatatgtatatgaatatatatatatatatatatatatatatatatatatatatatatatatgtgtgtgtatatgtgtgtatatatatatatatatatatatatgtgtgtgtatatgtgtgtatatatatatatatatatatatatatgtgtgtatatgtgtgtatatgtgtgtatatatatatatatatatatatgtgtgtatatatacagtatatatatatatatgtgtatatatatatatatatgtatatatatgtatatatgtgtgtgtatatatatatatatatatatatgtgtgtatgtatgtgtgtgtatatatatatatatatatgtgtgtgtatgtatatataaatatatgtgtgtgtgtgtatatatatatatatatatatatatagatgtcaaacatttaacatttttaatcagattaatcacatcttggaattttgattaatcaccattattcacttgataaaaaaaggcttttttaatcaccattttttccccgccaaatttgaagtgcaccggttatgtgttaattcttttgacatttaatgttatgagggcgtcgtcaacatttttggacacactacacacactaatcctctttttctaatcagttaattacttgcatcatttaaaatagaaaaaaatgtatttatgtatatatgtgtgtgtgtgtgtatgtatgtgtatgtatgtataaacatatatatatgtttatacatgtgtatgtatgtatgtatatgtgtgtgtatgtatacatatatgtgtgtgtgtatatatatatatgtatatatatgtatatatatatatatgtgtatgtatttatatatatatatatagatgtatatatatatatactgtatatatatatatatatatatatatatatatatatatatagatgtatagatctatttactgtatatatgtgtgtatatatatatatatatatataagtccctgacaaaagtcttgtcgcttgggtacaagttgactttaaatgcccctgaaatatatttctaatcaatatttttttacaagaaatggCTAAATTCAATCCCAACAgcttttgaaataatattttggtgcAAAACGAAACTGCTGAAAAGCATTCTAACATTTACAGTTTGGTAAAGCTCACTGAGTCACTTTTTGCaaagacaaaagtcttgtcgcctTGTCAAACGATGCACCCAATCCTTGATTCCAGCCTCACCTGTTGACCAATCAATTAGTGGGTGTGTATAAAAAGTACCCCAGCACACCAGACCTTCACATCAACTGCAACTTGACCACGGACACCATGCCTAAAATTCACCCTGAGACCAAAGCGTTGATTATCAAGAGGCTGAAGACCAGATCCACTGCTGAGGTGGCTGACCCCTTCAATGTGTCTCAGCGTCAAGTACAAAGGATAAGAAAAAGATTTGAAGAGACTGGAGATGTTTTTGTCAAGCCCAGGTCTGGCAGACCCCGCAAGACAACTGCTCGGGAGGACTGTTTGTTGGCTCGAAAATCCAAGGCCAGCCCCTTTTCCACTGCAGCAGAGCTCCACCAGGCCTGGTCACCTCAAGTCCCCGTGTCAACCAGAACAGTTAGTAGAATTCTGTCTCGAAATGGCCTCCATGTTCGAATCAGTGCCCAGAAACCAGCACTAAAcaaaaggcaattaaaaaaacgtgTGGCATTTGCCAAGGCCCACAGCCTGCTAAAAGGATGGAAGCTGGAAAAGTGGCTGAAGGTGGATTTCTCTGATGAATCTTCGGTTGAATTACATCACAGCCACCGCAAATATTGCAGAAGACCTACTGGAGCCCGCATGGATCCGAGATACACCCAGAAAACAGCTAAGTTTGGTGGCGGAAAAATCATGGTCTGGGGTTACATCCAGTATGGGGGCGTGCGAGAGATTTGCAGGGTGGAAGACAATATCAATAGCCTAAAATATCAAGACGTATTGGCTACCTCTTACATTCCCAACCATAAAAGGTCAAATTTTGCAGCAGGATGGCGCTCCATCGCATACTtccatctctacatcaaagttccTCAAGGTGAAGAAGATCAAGGTGCTCCAAGACTGGCCAGCCCAGTCAccagacatgaacatcattgagcatgtctggggtagaatgaaagaggaagcatggaagaccaaaccaaagaatcttgatgaactctgggaggcatgtaagactgctttctttgctATTCCTGATGACTTCATCAATACATTGTATGAATCATTGCCGAACCGCATGGATGCAGTCCTTCAAGCTCATGGAAGTCATACAAGATATTAGATATGGATCTCACAGCACCACTACTTCATTCTCTgatgttatgtaacttttttttttgtatttgaagtaaattatttgttccattttcacattactttttgtaggcgacaaaacttttgtcttgccaaaatctgacctttctgtgttcattaaatgatcaaaatttattcagtgaagcaaattaatttttgtatattaaacatcatttgggagggttttagcttttctatgagccatttccaaaaccaatgggttaattaaaagtcaggttataagctggtgtttctacaaaatggataagcgacaagacttttgtcagggactgtatatgtgtgtatatatctgtgtaagtatatatatatatatgtgtgtatgtatgtgtatatatatgtgtatgtatgtatatatatatatatgtgtatgtatgtatatatatatagatgtgtatgcatatatatgtatgtaaagatgtgtatgtatatatatatatctttatatatatatatagatgtgtatatatatatagatgtatagatctatatatatatatgtgtctctatatatataatatatatatatatatagagagagagttatatgtgtatatattttttttttaatagagagatgtatgtgtatatataaatatatatatataaataaatgtgtatgtatatgtgcgtatatatctttgtttatatatatatatacatatgtgaataaatgtgtgtgtatgt
Protein-coding sequences here:
- the alg14 gene encoding UDP-N-acetylglucosamine transferase subunit ALG14 isoform X1; its protein translation is MLVMFVLLGCVFVVTCMLLVIRAYTVVRNGQNYKPGNKGRITLLVVAGSGGHTTEILRLMRSLSSAYSPRSYVIADTDRISEERIRAFEKSKHLLDVDPQFTIHWITRSREVHQSWSSSVVSTLNAQFYSIPLIFRLRPDMVLCNGPGTCVPLCIAGLLLGILGIKKVVIVFIESICRVESLSFTGKILYHFSDYFFVQWASLRDRYPKSIFLGRIV
- the alg14 gene encoding UDP-N-acetylglucosamine transferase subunit ALG14 isoform X2, producing the protein MKTRCLCPHMKGLNTDNPFICGHTTEILRLMRSLSSAYSPRSYVIADTDRISEERIRAFEKSKHLLDVDPQFTIHWITRSREVHQSWSSSVVSTLNAQFYSIPLIFRLRPDMVLCNGPGTCVPLCIAGLLLGILGIKKVVIVFIESICRVESLSFTGKILYHFSDYFFVQWASLRDRYPKSIFLGRIV